Proteins found in one Miscanthus floridulus cultivar M001 chromosome 4, ASM1932011v1, whole genome shotgun sequence genomic segment:
- the LOC136548963 gene encoding uncharacterized protein, with product MAVPNYTYLKLKMPGPNGIITIETTYEHAYDCDVECIEYAEALIEAETLIVNLDRLGSEAPNSKCRAETFEPAEAIKLIPVDPTCPDDRALRISATLDIK from the coding sequence atggcggtccccaactacacctacctcaagctcaagatgccgggccccaatgGCATCATCACTATCGAGACCACgtatgagcatgcatacgactgcgatgtcgagtgcatcgagtacgccgaggctctcatagaggccgagaccctcatcgtcaaccttgaCCGACTCGGTAGCGAGGCACCCAACTCCAAGTGTCGCGCCGAgactttcgagcccgcggaggccatcaagctcatcccggtcgaccccacctgccccgatgaccgggcgctgaggatcagcgccaccctcgacatcaaatag